Proteins encoded together in one Lathyrus oleraceus cultivar Zhongwan6 chromosome 5, CAAS_Psat_ZW6_1.0, whole genome shotgun sequence window:
- the LOC127086608 gene encoding protein HIRA isoform X2: MNNGICTAVLRGHSSLVKGVAWDPIGSFIASQSDDKTVIIWRTSDWSLAHKTDGHWSKSLGSTFFRRLGWSPCGHFITTTHGFKKPRHSAPVLERGEWSATFDFLGHNAPIIVVKFNHFMFRKNSSNTQEVKSEPAGWTNGASKTGCTEPQPYNVIAIGSQDRTVTVWTTASPRPLFVAKHFFTQSVVDLSWSPDGYSLFACSLEGSVAKFHFDVKELGQILGDAELDELKRSRYGDVNGRKVNLAECPAQLLLEAASTKQTSSKKVVSDVQQNKTTAKACVSAGDAIKNSKPQVDNNKKSGGPVGDKSNMLTTSSQVSRPVKQKEYRRADGRKRIIPEVVGVPVQQENISGAAPQALGFPLVSSEHRKDSDRAIPNDDDMRASTLGGLHIRHSDSKERSGITARATISEGLIIEKVPDSAGDGSIDVQQLGNSTNSSSLAACNAKLSIRVFDKKGGEDSPPLLLEARPREHTVNDIVGLGNTSMMKETEIVCTRDAQTLWSDRISGKVTVLAGNANFWAVGCEDGCLQIYTKCGRRAMPTMMMGSSATFVDCDECWTLMLVTRKGSLYLWDLFNRTCLLQDSLTSLVASSLNSSTKDAGTIKVISAKLSKSGSPLVVLATRHAFLFDMSVKCWLRVADDCFPASNFASSWSLGSIQSGELAALQVDLRKYLARKPGWTRVTDDGVQTRAHLEAQLASSLALGSPNEYRQCLLSYVRFLAREADESRLREVCESFLGPPTGMAEEPSSDSNNLAWNPFVLGMRKHKLLREDILPSMASNRKVQRLLNEFMDLLSEYDIVDVNQDQLNLVFRKSSPPATKPIESSSLAADKEDSAQAKLN; encoded by the exons CTTGGATCAACCTTTTTCAGGCGGCTTGGGTGGTCTCCTTGTGGTCATTTCATTACCACTACTCACGGTTTCAAGAAGCCGAGGCATTCTGCTCCCGTTCTTGAAAGAGGGGAATGGTCTGCAACATTTGATTTCTTAGGGCACAATGCTCCGATCATTGTGGTTAAGTTCAACCATTTTATGTTCAGAAAGAATTCATCTAATACTCAAGAAGTGAAGTCTGAACCTGCCGGGTGGACCAACGGTGCTTCCAAGACTGGATGCACAGAACCACAACCTTACAATGTAATTGCCATTGGAAGTCAGGATCGGACTGTAACAGTGTGGACTACTGCAAGTCCCCGTCCTCTATTTGTGGCCAAGCATTTTTTTACTCAAAGTGTTGTGGATTTATCCTG GAGCCCTGATGGATATTCACTTTTTGCATGTTCCTTGGAGGGATCTGTAGCTAAATTTCATTTTGATGTAAAGGAACTTGGTCAGATATTAGGTGATGCTGAACTGGATGAGTTGAAGAGAAGTCGTTACGGTGATGTGAATGGTCGTAAAGTAAACTTAGCAGAATGTCCGGCACAGTTACTTCTAGAAGCAGCTTCTACCAAACAAACATCTAGCAAGAAGGTGGTTTCTGATGTTCAACAAAACAAGACAACGGCAAAGGCTTGTGTTAGTGCAGGGGATGCTATAAAGAATTCCAAGCCTCAAGTTGATAATAATAAGAAGAGTGGAGGTCCTGTAGGGGATAAATCAAACATGCTTACAACCTCTTCTCAAGTTTCTAGGCCCGTTAAGCAAAAAGAGTATAGACGCGCTGATGGCCGTAAAAGGATTATTCCTGAAGTAGTTGGAGTGCCTGTTCAACAAGAAAACATATCTGGTGCAGCTCCGCAAGCACTTGGTTTTCCTCTTGTCTCTTCTGAACACAGAAAGGATTCTGACAGAGCTATACCTAATGATGATGACATGAGAGCAAGTACATTAGGGGGACTGCATATCAGGCATTCAGATTCAAAAGAACGCTCAGGGATTACCGCTAGAGCCACAATTTCCGAGGGCCTGATAATTGAGAAAGTTCCAGATTCTGCTGGTGATGGAAGCATCGATGTTCAGCAGTTGGGCAATTCAACAAATTCTAGTTCTTTAGCTGCTTGTAATGCTAAACTTTCTATTAGAGTATTTGATAAGAAAGGAGGGGAAGATTCTCCACCTCTTCTTTTGGAAGCGCGCCCAAGAGAACACACTGTAAATGATATTGTAGGGCTGGGAAATACGTCAATGATGAAAGAAACAGAAATTGTATGCACAAGGGATGCTCAAACACTTTGGTCTGATAGGATATCAGGAAAAGTCACTGTTTTAGCTGGCAATGCAAATTTCTGGGCAGTTGGGTGTGAAGATGGATGTCTGCAG ATTTACACAAAGTGTGGGAGACGAGCAATGCCTACCATGATGATGGGGTCATCTGCAACATTTGTAGACTGTGACGAGTGCTGGACATTGATGCTGGTGACAAGAAAAGGATCCCTTTATTTATGGGATTTATTCAACCGAACTTGTCTCCTTCAAGATTCTTTGACTTCTTTAGTTGCTTCAAGTCTGAACTCATCCACTAAAGATGCAG GGACTATTAAAGTTATATCTGCAAAGCTATCAAAATCTGGTTCCCCTCTTGTTGTGTTGGCCACGCGCCATGCTTTCCTATTTGACATGAGTGTCAAGTGTTGGCTTAGGGTTGCAGATGATTGCTTCCCTGCATCAAATTTTGCCAGCTCTTGGAGTTTGGGTTCGATTCAAAGTGGTGAGCTGGCTGCTTTACAGGTTGATCTTAGAAAATATTTGGCTCGAAAGCCTGGTTGGACAAG AGTTACTGATGATGGAGTGCAGACACGTGCTCATTTGGAAGCTCAATTGGCTTCTTCCTTGGCTTTGGGATCTCCCAATGAATATCGCCAATGCCTATTGTCCTACGTACGCTTTCTTGCAAG AGAAGCTGATGAATCTCGATTACGGGAAGTTTGCGAGAGTTTCCTTGGGCCTCCAACAGGGATGGCCGAGGAACCATCTTCAGATTCAAATAACTTAGCATGGAATCCTTTTGTCCTT GGAATGAGGAAACACAAGCTTCTTAGAGAAGATATTCTTCCATCGATGGCGTCAAACAGAAAAGTCCAGAGATTGCTTAATGAATTCATGGAcctgttatctgagtatgatataGTTGATGTAAATCAAGACCAATTGAATCTCGTTTTCCGAAAGTCATCTCCACCAGCAACCAAACCAATCGAGAGCAGTTCACTAGCAGCCGACAAAGAAGACAGTGCTCAAGCAAAATTGAATTAG